CGATCAAACTTGATATCGAGTTGGGTCTTTTTGAAAACGCCCTCCCGGATCAACACGGAATTTTCGGCAATGCGATATCGAAAAAACCAGTACTGAAGGAACGCCCCCGTTATTGTCAAGATGACGAACACTGATAGGGCAAAAACTATTCTGTACGTGAGATCGCCCTCGGTAGCCACCAGGAGCACAAACAGCGGAGCGAGGGCCGGAATCGC
The nucleotide sequence above comes from Pseudomonadota bacterium. Encoded proteins:
- a CDS encoding PH domain-containing protein, giving the protein MSVADQENWLHTSPLAAIFYLGRIYQNIAKNAIPALAPLFVLLVATEGDLTYRIVFALSVFVILTITGAFLQYWFFRYRIAENSVLIREGVFKKTQLDIKFDR